The Mucilaginibacter terrenus genome has a segment encoding these proteins:
- a CDS encoding LytR/AlgR family response regulator transcription factor, whose amino-acid sequence MLEDELKTGRALIKLISAVRPGSQIAGPLQRVSSAVDYLSANASPDLIFMDIQLADGISFEIFDQINVDAPVVFCTAYDEYALRAFKANGVDYILKPFSEETIRAAFARLEKIGDAIGGRQLPAEMIRQLLQTDQPASFKQSFLVYNKGKYTTIAVADIAYVFVRNEQTTLVTLEGGMFAIDRSLDEATRQVDGKFFFRLNRQYLISFKAIKEVEHFFARKLLIRLTVQTDEKLLVGKDKSTAFLRWLGER is encoded by the coding sequence GTGCTTGAAGATGAGTTGAAGACCGGAAGAGCACTTATCAAGCTGATTTCGGCTGTCAGGCCAGGCAGTCAGATCGCAGGCCCTTTACAGCGGGTGTCATCCGCTGTAGACTATTTATCTGCTAATGCTTCTCCCGACCTTATTTTTATGGATATTCAATTAGCAGATGGGATATCGTTTGAAATATTTGATCAGATCAACGTAGATGCACCCGTTGTATTTTGTACTGCCTATGATGAATATGCACTCCGGGCTTTTAAAGCAAATGGCGTTGATTATATCTTAAAGCCGTTCTCAGAAGAAACCATTAGGGCAGCCTTTGCCAGACTCGAAAAAATCGGCGATGCAATCGGGGGGAGGCAATTGCCTGCTGAAATGATCAGGCAATTACTTCAGACTGATCAGCCTGCCAGTTTTAAGCAAAGTTTTTTGGTTTATAATAAAGGCAAATATACCACTATTGCCGTGGCAGATATAGCTTATGTTTTTGTGCGGAACGAACAGACTACCCTGGTAACGCTTGAAGGTGGAATGTTTGCAATTGATCGATCGCTAGACGAAGCAACGCGGCAGGTAGATGGTAAGTTTTTCTTCAGACTTAACAGGCAGTATCTTATCAGTTTTAAAGCAATTAAAGAAGTGGAACATTTTTTCGCCCGCAAACTGCTCATAAGACTTACAGTTCAAACAGATGAAAAGTTGTTAGTTGGGAAAGATAAATCCACTGCTTTTTTGCGATGGTTGGGGGAGCGTTAG
- a CDS encoding LysR family transcriptional regulator: MFDYRLHVFYKVAKRLNFTRAAEELFITQPAVTKHIRELEAQFKTALIVRSGNRKVSLTPAGITLLKYAEQLNGVYKELEFDMNTLANQQRGELKIGASNTVGQYVLPAILAKFHSRFKDVNVSLITGNTEQVEEALLNKEIDMGIIEGINRNPELSYQEFLKDEMVLVTATSNTTIRKDVIKPDELKNFPLLMREQGSGSQDVVMQALKQHSIKLSDLQVEMKLGNTESIKSYLTESNCLAFLSVHAVLKELKANELKIIDIKGVSLKRSFYLINTYGQPDQLAELFVRFAAKLQQ; encoded by the coding sequence ATGTTCGATTATAGGTTACACGTTTTTTATAAGGTAGCCAAACGGCTTAACTTTACACGTGCCGCTGAAGAGCTTTTTATTACCCAACCTGCGGTAACTAAACACATACGCGAACTGGAAGCACAATTCAAAACTGCGCTTATTGTGCGTAGCGGAAATCGCAAAGTAAGTTTAACACCTGCTGGAATTACTTTGCTGAAGTATGCCGAACAGTTAAACGGAGTTTATAAAGAGCTGGAGTTTGACATGAACACTTTAGCAAACCAGCAACGGGGCGAATTGAAAATTGGGGCCAGTAATACTGTTGGCCAATACGTGCTACCTGCAATCCTTGCCAAATTCCACAGTAGGTTTAAAGACGTCAACGTCAGCTTAATTACCGGTAATACAGAACAGGTAGAAGAAGCTTTATTGAATAAGGAGATTGATATGGGTATCATAGAAGGCATCAATCGTAACCCCGAGCTCAGTTACCAGGAGTTTTTAAAAGATGAGATGGTGCTGGTAACTGCCACGTCTAATACCACGATTAGAAAAGATGTTATCAAGCCTGATGAGTTAAAAAACTTCCCGCTTTTAATGCGCGAACAGGGTTCGGGATCCCAGGATGTTGTAATGCAAGCATTAAAACAACACAGCATTAAGCTTTCAGACCTTCAGGTCGAAATGAAGCTGGGTAATACCGAGAGCATTAAATCGTATCTTACCGAGAGCAATTGCCTTGCTTTTCTTTCTGTACATGCCGTTCTCAAAGAGTTAAAAGCTAACGAATTGAAGATTATTGATATAAAAGGCGTTTCCCTTAAACGTTCTTTCTACCTCATAAACACGTATGGCCAGCCCGACCAACTGGCCGAGTTATTTGTCAGGTTTGCTGCTAAGCTTCAGCAATAG
- a CDS encoding YidH family protein, producing MSDHLANERTFLAWVRTSIAIMGFGFVVVKFSLFVKQVSIVVTGHPLATSQGHSAFIGTGLVAVGALTTLLGYVRYLRTEKQITSQMVAPQNGLLLLLTIGIIVVSCVLLFYLLPNL from the coding sequence ATGAGTGACCATTTAGCCAACGAACGCACATTTCTTGCCTGGGTGCGTACCAGCATCGCCATAATGGGCTTTGGTTTTGTGGTCGTCAAATTCTCACTGTTTGTTAAACAAGTCTCTATCGTTGTGACGGGTCATCCCTTAGCTACCTCACAGGGACATTCGGCATTTATCGGAACTGGCCTGGTAGCTGTTGGCGCTTTGACCACGCTTTTAGGATATGTGAGATACCTGCGAACGGAAAAGCAGATCACGTCTCAAATGGTAGCTCCGCAAAATGGTTTGTTACTTTTGCTAACGATTGGTATTATAGTGGTAAGCTGCGTGCTATTATTTTATCTTTTGCCTAACCTATGA
- a CDS encoding alpha-amylase family glycosyl hydrolase, protein MRRIILLTGIIGLLLGTVSCSKKNVDPGTPTTGGGGVVNPPVTNGKALPVGAGDGVTFINSGTSAIFNLYAPGKISVGVIGEFNNWQPTAMNVTPDGNNWWVQIDNLDANKEYAYQFLVDGNLKVADPYCEKVLDPANDQYIPASVYPALKPYPAGQDGIVSIMQANQPAYAWKNTNFVRPDKNKLVIYELHVRDFVGTHSYKTIKDTLDYLSNLGVNAVELMPINEFEGNLSWGYNPSFYFAVDKYYGTKNDLKALIDECHSRGIAVILDMVLNHSFGQSPMVQLYFDKATQKPTSTSPWFNVNPTHPYNVGYDFNHESAATKYFAKNVMKFYMTQFKIDGYRFDLAKGFTEKVSSDDASFAAYDASRVAIWNEYNNFIKSIDNNNFYNILEFFGSDREEKELSDNGMMFWSNVNYNFNEATMGYVPTSNISRLYFTSHSGFSQPDNLVTYMESHDEERLMFKNLQYGNTSGANGYSVKTLSTALARQEAAAAFLLTAPGPKMIWQFGELGYDVSIDQNGRTGEKPIHWEYNKDPLRHKLYAAFAKLIKMKISNPVFSTSTITANSSGSVKTAYLTGSGQNVVVVGNFDVNSQSATVAFPSAGTWYDYMTGTSINVTLPYNATYAPGEYHIYSNLVLK, encoded by the coding sequence ATGAGAAGGATTATTTTACTAACGGGAATCATTGGCTTGCTGTTGGGCACCGTAAGCTGTAGCAAAAAAAATGTTGATCCCGGCACGCCAACAACCGGCGGAGGTGGCGTAGTTAACCCACCAGTAACCAATGGTAAAGCACTGCCCGTTGGTGCGGGCGACGGAGTAACGTTTATCAACTCTGGTACATCTGCCATATTTAACTTATATGCACCCGGCAAAATCTCAGTTGGTGTAATTGGCGAGTTTAACAACTGGCAGCCTACTGCAATGAACGTTACCCCTGATGGAAATAACTGGTGGGTACAAATAGACAATCTTGATGCTAATAAAGAGTATGCTTATCAATTCTTGGTTGATGGTAATTTAAAAGTGGCCGATCCCTACTGTGAAAAAGTGCTTGATCCTGCAAATGACCAATATATACCGGCTTCTGTTTACCCTGCCTTAAAGCCCTACCCTGCCGGCCAGGATGGTATAGTAAGTATTATGCAAGCTAATCAGCCGGCTTATGCCTGGAAAAACACCAACTTTGTTCGTCCGGACAAAAATAAGCTGGTTATATATGAACTGCATGTGCGCGATTTTGTTGGCACACACAGTTACAAGACAATAAAAGATACTTTAGATTACCTAAGTAACCTGGGTGTTAATGCAGTGGAACTAATGCCGATAAACGAGTTTGAAGGCAACCTGTCGTGGGGATATAACCCTTCGTTTTACTTTGCAGTAGATAAATACTATGGTACAAAGAACGATTTAAAAGCGCTGATTGACGAGTGCCACTCCAGAGGCATAGCGGTAATATTGGACATGGTACTCAATCATTCTTTCGGACAATCCCCGATGGTGCAGCTTTACTTTGACAAGGCTACACAAAAACCTACAAGTACCAGCCCATGGTTCAACGTGAACCCAACCCATCCATACAACGTTGGGTACGATTTTAATCACGAAAGTGCCGCAACCAAATACTTTGCAAAAAACGTAATGAAGTTTTATATGACTCAGTTTAAAATTGATGGCTATCGTTTTGACCTTGCAAAGGGATTCACCGAAAAAGTAAGCAGCGACGATGCTTCATTTGCCGCCTATGACGCAAGCCGTGTTGCCATATGGAACGAGTACAACAACTTTATTAAAAGTATAGACAATAATAACTTTTATAACATATTGGAGTTTTTCGGCAGTGACCGCGAAGAAAAAGAGTTATCAGATAACGGCATGATGTTTTGGAGCAACGTTAACTACAATTTCAATGAGGCTACAATGGGTTATGTACCCACATCAAACATCTCGCGGCTTTATTTTACCAGTCATTCGGGTTTCTCCCAGCCAGACAACCTGGTTACCTATATGGAAAGCCATGACGAAGAACGCCTTATGTTTAAAAACCTGCAATATGGTAATACATCAGGTGCAAACGGCTACAGCGTAAAAACACTGTCTACAGCATTAGCACGCCAGGAAGCAGCGGCAGCATTCCTATTAACTGCACCCGGGCCGAAAATGATATGGCAATTTGGAGAATTAGGTTACGACGTTTCTATTGATCAGAACGGGCGCACCGGAGAAAAGCCCATCCATTGGGAATACAATAAAGATCCGCTGCGCCATAAACTTTATGCAGCATTCGCTAAGTTGATTAAAATGAAAATCAGCAATCCGGTATTCTCAACATCAACTATCACTGCCAACTCGTCGGGTTCTGTTAAAACAGCGTACTTAACAGGTTCGGGGCAAAACGTAGTTGTTGTTGGCAACTTTGATGTGAATAGTCAATCAGCTACAGTGGCATTCCCTAGTGCAGGTACATGGTACGACTACATGACGGGAACATCCATTAACGTTACGTTACCGTATAACGCTACTTATGCGCCAGGTGAATATCATATTTATAGCAACTTAGTATTAAAATAA
- a CDS encoding M13 family metallopeptidase produces MKRVATLCLTLLFLLAYNYSNAQHKSFVDVPGLDPSVKPGDNFFRYVNGRWYDTAKIDNDQAGVGSYSFLNIPQKRLLQNILDSVSKTKNTAGSIEQKVGDFYASGMDMATINSRGYAPLKPILARIEAINSISMLLKFIAAETAAGDRLLISFGVSPDNKNSSINIAHVYQAGINLPENGYYFKTDSTTLQVQKAYKNYLQTLFQLTGSSHSQALRMRI; encoded by the coding sequence ATGAAACGGGTAGCTACGCTTTGTTTAACCTTACTATTTCTTCTCGCTTACAATTATTCAAATGCACAGCATAAAAGCTTTGTGGATGTACCGGGGCTTGACCCCTCTGTTAAGCCAGGCGATAATTTCTTCAGGTATGTAAACGGGCGCTGGTACGATACCGCAAAAATAGATAATGACCAGGCGGGTGTAGGCTCTTACTCGTTTTTAAACATCCCGCAGAAGCGTTTACTGCAAAATATTCTGGATAGCGTATCTAAAACAAAAAACACCGCTGGCAGCATTGAACAGAAGGTTGGAGACTTTTATGCTTCAGGTATGGATATGGCAACTATTAATAGCCGCGGATATGCACCTCTTAAGCCTATACTTGCGCGTATTGAAGCTATAAACAGCATATCTATGCTTCTGAAATTCATCGCAGCTGAGACAGCTGCGGGCGACCGTTTATTAATCAGCTTCGGCGTATCCCCTGATAACAAGAACAGTTCGATTAACATAGCCCATGTTTACCAGGCAGGCATCAATTTGCCAGAAAACGGTTATTATTTTAAAACAGATTCAACAACGCTGCAGGTTCAAAAAGCTTATAAAAACTACTTACAAACTTTGTTTCAGCTGACAGGAAGCAGTCATTCGCAAGCATTAAGAATGCGGATATAG
- a CDS encoding sensor histidine kinase, with amino-acid sequence MIFERYIGPENTRVFAISPKVIWLSALFMGILASIPKILQFQGSLVEIIADCIIAFCYSLYVWFYNLYTLPRYTHQTITTKFFGNRLTKSLLLGILVMGILVLMNQLVFKDRLIGSMMLMYQFRGVLINLTVYMFIYLLYQSFMNRVIAVELERIKSDHLEARYELLKQQVNPHFLFNSLNTLKSMVEISDEHSADFILRLSDFYRYSLESRKKDVVAVQEEVKMLKSYFYLLQARFEEGISLEMNILPEHQKTMIPIFTLQLLAENAVKHNIISVDQPLYIKITSSGNWLTVENNLQIKSIPELSTKIGLENIKQRYLHLTGRPVEVAANEQCFTVKLPLNEHIGA; translated from the coding sequence ATGATTTTTGAACGATACATAGGGCCTGAAAATACCAGGGTATTTGCCATTTCACCAAAGGTGATCTGGCTTTCTGCACTTTTTATGGGAATATTGGCATCTATTCCCAAGATATTGCAATTTCAGGGCAGCCTAGTTGAAATCATTGCCGACTGCATCATCGCCTTTTGCTACTCGTTGTATGTGTGGTTCTACAATCTGTATACCTTGCCAAGGTACACGCACCAGACCATTACCACCAAGTTCTTCGGAAACCGTCTAACCAAAAGCCTGTTGCTGGGCATTTTGGTGATGGGGATATTGGTACTGATGAACCAGTTGGTATTCAAAGATCGGTTGATCGGGTCGATGATGTTGATGTATCAGTTCAGAGGGGTTTTGATCAATCTCACTGTTTACATGTTCATTTACCTGCTTTATCAGAGTTTTATGAACCGGGTGATCGCTGTCGAACTGGAACGCATCAAATCTGACCACCTGGAAGCCCGTTACGAGTTACTAAAGCAACAGGTTAATCCGCATTTTTTATTCAATAGCTTAAATACCCTGAAATCAATGGTGGAGATCAGCGATGAGCATTCGGCTGATTTCATTTTGAGGCTTTCGGATTTTTACCGCTATTCTTTAGAAAGCCGTAAAAAGGATGTAGTAGCTGTGCAGGAAGAAGTGAAAATGCTGAAATCGTATTTTTATCTGCTACAGGCCCGTTTTGAAGAGGGGATTTCTTTGGAAATGAATATTTTACCCGAGCATCAGAAGACCATGATACCGATATTCACTTTACAGCTATTAGCCGAAAATGCAGTAAAGCATAACATCATTTCTGTTGATCAGCCACTATATATAAAAATAACTTCGTCTGGAAACTGGTTAACGGTTGAGAATAACTTACAGATAAAAAGTATTCCGGAGCTGTCTACAAAAATTGGCCTGGAAAATATCAAACAGCGTTATCTGCACCTTACTGGCCGGCCGGTAGAGGTAGCTGCAAACGAACAATGTTTTACCGTAAAGCTTCCGCTAAATGAACATATTGGTGCTTGA
- a CDS encoding YeiH family protein, which translates to MNTQQHSIENLRTDTLFKINETGRKVIFVICLALCITPYVSAATALFLGLVIAQIIGHPCQHLNHRATHWLLQVSVVGLGFGMNVHSALQAGKQGILFTIASIISTLVFGCLMGRWLNIEKKTSYLIASGTAICGGSAIAAVSPVIKAEEKQISVALGCVFILNSVALFVFPAVGHYLRLSQTQFGLWCAIAIHDTSSVVGAASKYGPQALEVATTVKLARALWIIPVAFLSTFIFKNKSKKISIPYFIGLFIIAMIANTYIPAVKIISPYLMVVAKTGLTLTLFLIGAGLSRKILAAVGFKPLIQGIALWVLISTTALYAIMHWA; encoded by the coding sequence ATGAACACTCAACAGCATTCCATTGAAAATCTAAGGACAGATACCCTCTTTAAAATTAATGAAACCGGCCGGAAGGTAATTTTTGTTATCTGTTTGGCTTTGTGCATAACACCCTATGTTAGTGCGGCAACTGCACTCTTTTTAGGTTTGGTGATAGCCCAGATAATCGGCCACCCATGCCAGCACCTGAATCACAGGGCTACGCACTGGTTATTACAGGTATCTGTGGTGGGTCTCGGCTTTGGAATGAATGTTCATAGTGCTTTGCAGGCAGGTAAGCAGGGTATCCTGTTTACAATTGCTTCAATCATTAGCACGCTGGTTTTTGGCTGCCTGATGGGCCGCTGGTTAAATATCGAGAAAAAAACATCGTACTTGATCGCCTCAGGAACAGCTATTTGTGGGGGCAGTGCAATTGCAGCAGTATCGCCTGTCATCAAAGCAGAGGAAAAGCAAATATCCGTTGCCCTGGGATGTGTGTTCATCCTCAACTCCGTTGCGTTGTTCGTATTTCCGGCCGTAGGCCATTACCTCAGATTATCGCAAACACAATTTGGGTTGTGGTGTGCTATAGCCATCCATGATACCAGTTCGGTTGTTGGGGCAGCCAGTAAATACGGGCCGCAAGCCTTAGAAGTAGCAACAACAGTTAAGCTAGCCCGTGCATTATGGATAATCCCGGTAGCTTTCCTGTCCACCTTTATCTTCAAGAACAAATCAAAAAAGATCAGCATACCTTATTTTATCGGACTGTTTATTATAGCGATGATCGCCAACACCTATATACCGGCAGTAAAGATTATTAGCCCGTACCTGATGGTTGTTGCAAAAACAGGGCTCACCCTCACCTTATTTTTAATTGGTGCGGGCTTATCCAGGAAAATACTTGCAGCCGTAGGATTTAAACCCCTAATACAAGGCATAGCGCTTTGGGTGCTGATCTCAACAACGGCCTTATATGCCATAATGCACTGGGCTTAA
- a CDS encoding M13 family metallopeptidase: protein MKNADIVYLIEKELAAGSRTNIELRDVNANFNKKAVSAMSKSQPNIGWTTLLAGIGATTDSIDMAQPGYYDKLNTMLKSVSLTNWKTYLKAATIQNYAPVLSQPFINASFEFNKVLSGEDTQKSRRQTMTAIVDNLLGQALGQLYVKRYFNEDAKKRVLTLVNNLQKAFENRINQLDWMSDSTKVKAKEKLYTIIKKIGYPDKWRNYDNVQITRTKLFENIISLNKNDFKYELAKLNKPVDKTEWQTTPSTVTAYYNPPVNEIVFPAGILQYPYFDFSADDAINYGGIGMVIGHEMTHAFDDQGAQFDKDGNVKNWWTKEDYRKFKERTTKLSELYSTFTVLDTVHIKGPLTLGENTADNGGIAIAYDAFKMTEQGKGNEKIDGFMPDQRFFLSIARIWRVKTRDAFLRTYVNTNPHSPAMWRVNGPLMNFAPFYRAFNIQPDDKNYKAENERVRIW from the coding sequence ATTAAGAATGCGGATATAGTCTACTTAATAGAAAAGGAGTTAGCTGCAGGTAGCAGAACCAATATTGAGTTAAGAGATGTTAACGCAAACTTTAACAAAAAGGCTGTATCTGCTATGTCAAAAAGTCAACCGAATATCGGGTGGACTACTTTGCTCGCCGGAATAGGTGCCACTACCGACTCCATTGACATGGCGCAGCCAGGTTACTATGACAAGTTAAATACAATGTTAAAGTCGGTTAGTCTTACCAACTGGAAAACCTATTTGAAAGCTGCTACGATTCAAAACTATGCACCTGTTCTAAGTCAGCCATTTATAAACGCTTCATTCGAGTTTAACAAAGTCCTGTCAGGTGAGGATACACAGAAGTCGCGCCGCCAGACTATGACCGCGATTGTAGACAACCTGTTAGGACAGGCATTAGGGCAGTTGTATGTAAAGCGGTATTTTAATGAAGATGCCAAAAAGCGCGTGCTTACCCTTGTGAATAATTTACAAAAAGCATTTGAAAACCGCATTAATCAGCTTGATTGGATGAGCGATAGCACAAAAGTGAAAGCCAAAGAAAAACTGTACACCATCATAAAGAAAATAGGCTATCCAGATAAGTGGCGGAACTACGATAATGTGCAGATTACCCGGACCAAACTATTTGAGAACATAATATCGCTTAATAAAAACGACTTTAAATACGAGCTGGCAAAGCTAAATAAGCCTGTTGATAAAACAGAGTGGCAAACAACACCATCAACGGTTACTGCTTACTACAATCCGCCAGTGAATGAAATTGTATTTCCTGCCGGTATACTTCAGTACCCTTACTTCGACTTCTCAGCAGATGATGCCATCAATTACGGTGGAATAGGCATGGTGATAGGTCATGAAATGACACACGCCTTTGACGACCAGGGTGCCCAATTTGATAAAGATGGAAATGTAAAAAACTGGTGGACAAAAGAAGATTACAGGAAATTTAAAGAGAGAACTACAAAGCTATCTGAATTGTATAGCACTTTCACTGTGTTGGACACAGTGCATATTAAAGGACCTTTGACCCTGGGCGAGAACACTGCAGACAATGGTGGCATAGCTATCGCCTACGATGCCTTTAAAATGACGGAACAGGGCAAAGGCAATGAAAAAATTGATGGTTTTATGCCTGACCAGCGCTTCTTCTTATCTATAGCAAGAATATGGCGAGTAAAAACCAGAGACGCTTTTCTGCGTACTTATGTAAACACCAACCCGCATTCGCCGGCCATGTGGCGGGTAAACGGACCACTTATGAACTTCGCGCCTTTTTACCGGGCTTTTAACATACAACCAGATGATAAAAACTATAAAGCAGAAAACGAAAGAGTAAGAATTTGGTGA
- a CDS encoding winged helix-turn-helix transcriptional regulator, with the protein MKEIQHRSDCPISFSLDYIGDKWVLLILRDLIFTEKSTYGDFLASKERIATNILADRLKLLEANEFIKSEVSPHKKNKFIYNLTEKGIDLIPAIVELMIWGSKYNPPGAEQVLKKIKIDKEGTIKELKDKLLQRLNKV; encoded by the coding sequence ATGAAAGAAATTCAACACAGATCAGATTGCCCTATATCGTTTTCTTTAGATTATATAGGTGATAAATGGGTATTATTAATTCTTAGGGATTTGATATTTACTGAGAAATCTACTTATGGGGATTTTTTGGCTTCTAAAGAAAGAATAGCCACCAATATTCTCGCTGACCGGCTCAAGTTATTGGAAGCAAATGAATTCATAAAATCTGAAGTATCACCACATAAGAAGAATAAGTTTATCTATAATCTCACAGAGAAAGGTATTGATCTTATCCCGGCAATTGTTGAACTGATGATCTGGGGATCAAAATATAATCCTCCAGGCGCGGAGCAGGTGCTAAAAAAAATAAAAATTGACAAGGAAGGCACTATCAAAGAATTAAAAGACAAACTTTTACAACGCCTTAATAAAGTATAA
- a CDS encoding heme-binding domain-containing protein has product MKKFLSVAISAALGVLIVLQLFRPGIPNPPVTGELQAPANIKAIFVKACYDCHSNQTNLRWYDKVQPVYWKVARDVREGREGLNFSNWDKLAPADEKAKLWEAVNQIEQGAMPIKSYALVHTDAKVSKMELLTLKNYLAGTIHNMPNDTAKINALHKQRKTVGTTEPQKLPESLNGITYIPDYKNWQVISTSDRFDNGTMRVIYGNDIAVQSVKAHHNNPWPDGAIFAKVAWDKLEDVKGMVSTGAFKQVEFMIKDAKKYKSTDGWGFARFKTPKLKPYGKGAMFTSECINCHKPMQANDFVFTFPIKN; this is encoded by the coding sequence ATGAAAAAGTTTCTTTCGGTAGCAATATCCGCAGCTTTAGGTGTACTGATTGTTTTGCAACTTTTCAGGCCGGGTATACCAAACCCACCGGTGACCGGCGAGCTGCAGGCGCCAGCAAATATAAAAGCCATTTTTGTTAAGGCTTGTTATGATTGTCATTCCAATCAAACCAATTTGCGCTGGTATGATAAAGTGCAGCCGGTTTATTGGAAAGTGGCCCGGGATGTACGCGAAGGCCGGGAAGGGCTGAACTTTTCTAACTGGGACAAACTTGCCCCTGCAGACGAGAAAGCAAAGCTATGGGAGGCCGTAAACCAGATCGAGCAAGGTGCCATGCCGATAAAAAGCTATGCACTTGTTCATACAGACGCCAAGGTTTCCAAAATGGAATTGCTCACACTCAAAAATTACCTGGCAGGTACGATACACAATATGCCAAATGATACGGCCAAAATTAATGCGCTGCATAAACAACGAAAAACTGTAGGCACAACTGAGCCTCAAAAATTGCCGGAAAGCTTAAATGGCATCACCTACATCCCGGATTACAAGAACTGGCAGGTCATCAGTACTTCAGACCGGTTTGACAATGGCACAATGCGGGTCATTTACGGGAACGATATTGCCGTACAGTCCGTTAAAGCACACCACAATAACCCATGGCCAGATGGAGCCATCTTTGCCAAAGTAGCCTGGGACAAGTTGGAAGATGTTAAAGGAATGGTATCTACCGGTGCATTTAAGCAAGTTGAGTTTATGATTAAAGATGCGAAGAAATATAAATCGACTGATGGCTGGGGTTTTGCCCGGTTTAAAACCCCTAAACTAAAGCCTTATGGTAAAGGTGCAATGTTTACCTCAGAATGTATCAATTGCCATAAACCAATGCAGGCAAATGATTTTGTATTCACCTTCCCCATCAAAAACTAA
- a CDS encoding SDR family oxidoreductase yields the protein MKITKKTVLVTGGGSGIGYAIAQLLIQKGNKVIISGRNPAKLEKAAKEIGADYIVSDVTDADSVASLVKNLETDYSDLSVLINNAGVGFVYKLGEGANAVEKARQEFDTNYFAPVRLIELLLPLLKKQAEAAIVNITSNVAFHPLVVLPTYSDAKTALHSHSVALRLTLSSDTNIKIFEVMPSLINTDATKDMGGEQHGLPPEVAAQDIYKGINEDRNEIFVGEASQQYADYFADPKAAIAKFNQGLY from the coding sequence ATGAAAATCACAAAGAAAACAGTATTGGTAACAGGCGGTGGTTCGGGAATTGGTTATGCAATCGCACAACTTTTAATTCAAAAGGGCAACAAAGTAATTATCTCTGGGCGCAATCCAGCAAAACTGGAAAAAGCCGCTAAAGAAATAGGCGCAGATTATATCGTTAGTGATGTGACCGATGCAGACTCAGTTGCCAGCCTTGTCAAAAATTTGGAAACTGATTACAGCGATTTGAGTGTGCTGATTAATAATGCCGGTGTGGGTTTCGTTTACAAATTGGGTGAAGGTGCAAATGCAGTTGAAAAAGCAAGACAAGAGTTTGACACTAACTATTTTGCCCCGGTTAGATTGATCGAATTGTTGTTGCCGTTATTGAAAAAACAGGCTGAGGCAGCCATTGTCAATATCACGTCTAATGTGGCGTTTCATCCGTTAGTAGTTCTGCCAACATATTCAGACGCTAAAACAGCTTTACATTCTCACTCTGTAGCATTGCGATTAACCTTGTCATCAGATACCAATATCAAAATCTTTGAGGTAATGCCCTCACTTATCAATACAGACGCCACTAAAGATATGGGTGGTGAGCAGCATGGTTTACCGCCGGAAGTAGCAGCGCAGGATATTTATAAAGGCATTAATGAAGACCGTAATGAAATATTTGTAGGTGAAGCCAGCCAGCAGTATGCAGACTACTTTGCAGACCCTAAAGCAGCCATTGCAAAATTTAATCAGGGACTTTACTAA